The following are from one region of the Senegalia massiliensis genome:
- a CDS encoding ABC transporter ATP-binding protein, whose translation MKLIIENISKSFENKEVLKDLNFEFNKGNIYALLGRNGAGKTTFFNILSEELKSDEGKAYIEINGARKRLESTNLSYVYSDPILPEFLTGYEFIKFFIDINKDKLDHPLLIDEYFEIIKINYEDRHKLIRSYSHGMKNKLQMLMFVIRRPPVILLDEPLTSLDVVVALEIKRLLREIRKDHIIIFSTHILQLAKDLCDEIVALNNGKLSLMQKELLQNPDFEDKVIEMLEEKIND comes from the coding sequence ATGAAGTTAATAATCGAAAATATTAGTAAATCATTTGAAAATAAAGAGGTACTTAAAGATTTAAATTTTGAATTTAATAAAGGAAATATCTATGCTCTTCTTGGAAGAAATGGAGCAGGAAAAACAACTTTTTTTAATATATTATCAGAAGAGTTAAAATCAGATGAAGGTAAAGCTTACATAGAAATAAATGGTGCGAGAAAAAGATTAGAATCTACTAACTTATCATATGTATATTCTGATCCTATACTTCCTGAATTTTTAACTGGATATGAATTCATAAAGTTTTTTATAGATATAAATAAAGATAAGTTAGATCATCCTCTATTAATAGATGAATATTTTGAAATAATAAAAATCAATTATGAAGACAGACATAAATTAATCAGGTCATATTCTCATGGAATGAAAAATAAGCTTCAAATGCTCATGTTTGTAATAAGAAGGCCACCTGTAATATTATTAGATGAACCTCTAACATCTTTAGATGTAGTTGTAGCTTTAGAAATAAAAAGACTCCTTAGAGAAATTAGAAAGGATCATATAATTATATTTTCTACTCATATCCTTCAATTAGCAAAAGACTTATGTGATGAAATAGTAGCTTTAAATAATGGTAAATTATCCCTTATGCAAAAAGAGCTATTACAAAATCCTGATTTTGAAGATAAAGTTATAGAAATGCTTGAGGAGAAAATAAATGATTAG
- the eutH gene encoding ethanolamine utilization protein EutH, with protein sequence MSNLIIMIIISFSIIAAIDKVIGNKMKLGNHFEEGFKSMGGLALTMLGIYTISPLIAKVISPFLFPISKVTGIDPSIFIGIFLAPDMGGFNASLAIAHDAQIGIFSGLILSSMLGATLVFTIPIALGMIKDEDKKHFSKGILYGIITIPLGSLVSGVMMGIDFDILLLNHIPILLFSIMISMGLFLCPDKLFNAFEKFNKFILLLSTFGLIIGILKFTLGISIFNDIIPIEEGLVVIGKIAIILSGAYPLVSFISEKLEKGLSSIGNKLNVNNDSILGVITSLVNTIPMISIYDKMDNKGKVINSAFAVSASFVFGGQMAFVLGVSPDIIGPFIVGKIVAGISSIIVIFVSTKEYGSYFKNKKFRRKHLAFKIKK encoded by the coding sequence ATGAGTAATTTAATAATAATGATTATAATATCATTTTCCATAATAGCAGCCATAGATAAAGTAATTGGAAACAAGATGAAACTTGGTAATCATTTTGAAGAAGGTTTTAAATCTATGGGAGGTCTCGCCCTTACTATGTTAGGTATTTATACTATATCTCCACTTATAGCTAAGGTTATATCGCCTTTTCTTTTTCCAATTTCAAAAGTAACAGGGATAGACCCATCTATATTTATAGGGATATTTTTGGCTCCAGATATGGGCGGATTTAATGCTTCATTAGCTATAGCACATGATGCTCAAATTGGGATTTTCTCTGGACTTATACTTAGTTCAATGCTAGGTGCTACCCTTGTATTTACTATTCCTATTGCCCTTGGAATGATAAAAGATGAAGATAAAAAACATTTTTCAAAGGGAATATTATATGGCATAATAACTATACCATTAGGTAGTTTGGTTTCTGGTGTTATGATGGGAATAGATTTTGACATTTTATTATTGAATCATATTCCTATATTATTATTTTCTATTATGATATCAATGGGACTTTTTTTATGTCCTGATAAATTATTTAATGCATTTGAAAAATTTAATAAATTTATACTTTTACTTAGTACATTTGGTTTAATAATAGGAATTTTAAAGTTTACTTTGGGTATTAGTATATTTAATGATATAATTCCAATTGAAGAAGGACTAGTAGTTATAGGTAAAATTGCTATTATTCTTTCAGGAGCATATCCTTTAGTGTCTTTTATATCAGAAAAATTAGAAAAAGGACTTAGTTCTATTGGAAATAAGCTAAATGTAAATAATGATTCCATACTTGGAGTAATTACATCACTTGTGAATACAATACCTATGATTTCTATATATGACAAGATGGATAATAAAGGTAAAGTTATAAATTCAGCATTTGCTGTAAGTGCATCTTTTGTATTTGGTGGACAAATGGCATTTGTTTTAGGGGTTTCACCTGATATAATAGGACCATTTATAGTAGGAAAAATAGTTGCAGGAATCTCTAGTATTATAGTTATATTTGTTTCAACTAAAGAATATGGAAGTTATTTCAAGAATAAGAAATTTAGAAGAAAACATTTAGCTTTTAAAATAAAGAAATAA
- a CDS encoding aminopeptidase P family protein, producing the protein MNIKSNIERLRKLMKQNGIDAYIISDVDPHQSEYVAEYFKMRSFISGFTGSAGTVVITMDKNGLWADGRYHIQAEEQLKGSGIDLFKQGLEGVPTYTEWLKEVLDKGSNVGFDGKVISQAIAKDIIEKFKNTGINVNHEYDFIKEIWNDRGKQNFNEIYNHDIKYAGKSTKEKLQSVREKMKENNADYYILGSLDNIAWLFNIRGTDVPNNPVVYSYALVSHNKATIYLNKDKLNGKAKNTLEENKVEIKEYEKIAEDLNNIAENANVFLDESKINRYLYKSLPKNTNKIKGTSIATSLKSIKNDIEIKNLKGCQIRDGVAMVRFIHWLKENVAKEKITEIDAIEKLENFRRMNDKFKGISFDTIAGYKDHAAMMHYKANKDSQYTLEDKSLFLIDSGGQYLDGTTDITRTIALGDVTEKEKSDFTLVLKSHIALDKLVFLYGTTGSNIDIIARKPMWENGLDYKCGTGHGVGFFLNVHEGPQSISRQPNKIKLEENMILTNEPGIYRNGEHGIRIENTIVVKEKFENEFGKFMDFETISYCPIDLDAIEPSLLDNEEKKWLNDYHKEVYSKLSPYLEEDLQKWLENQTREI; encoded by the coding sequence TTGAATATTAAAAGTAATATTGAAAGACTACGTAAACTAATGAAGCAAAATGGAATTGATGCTTATATAATTTCAGATGTAGATCCACATCAATCAGAATATGTTGCAGAGTATTTTAAAATGAGAAGTTTTATATCAGGTTTTACAGGGTCAGCTGGTACTGTGGTTATAACTATGGATAAAAATGGTTTATGGGCTGATGGAAGATATCATATACAAGCAGAAGAACAACTTAAGGGATCTGGAATAGATTTATTTAAGCAAGGCCTAGAAGGAGTGCCTACATATACGGAATGGTTAAAAGAGGTATTAGATAAAGGTAGTAATGTAGGATTTGATGGAAAAGTTATATCACAGGCAATTGCAAAAGATATTATAGAAAAGTTTAAGAATACTGGTATAAATGTAAATCATGAGTATGATTTTATAAAAGAAATTTGGAATGATAGAGGTAAACAAAACTTTAATGAAATATACAACCATGATATAAAATATGCTGGGAAGAGTACAAAAGAGAAGTTACAATCTGTAAGGGAAAAAATGAAAGAAAATAATGCTGATTATTATATTTTAGGTAGCCTAGATAATATTGCTTGGTTGTTTAATATACGTGGAACAGATGTACCTAACAATCCAGTTGTATATTCATATGCTTTAGTATCTCATAACAAAGCTACAATTTATTTAAATAAAGATAAATTGAATGGTAAAGCTAAGAATACTTTAGAAGAAAATAAAGTTGAAATAAAGGAATATGAAAAAATAGCTGAAGATTTAAATAATATAGCTGAAAATGCTAATGTATTTTTAGATGAATCAAAGATAAATAGATATTTATACAAATCTTTACCTAAAAATACTAATAAAATTAAGGGAACAAGTATAGCTACAAGTCTTAAATCTATAAAAAATGACATTGAAATTAAAAATTTAAAAGGTTGTCAAATTAGAGATGGTGTAGCTATGGTGAGATTTATTCATTGGCTAAAAGAAAATGTAGCTAAAGAAAAAATTACTGAAATAGATGCTATTGAGAAACTTGAAAACTTTAGAAGAATGAATGATAAATTTAAAGGTATTAGTTTTGATACAATAGCAGGGTATAAAGATCATGCTGCTATGATGCATTATAAAGCAAATAAAGATAGTCAGTATACTTTAGAAGATAAAAGTTTATTTTTAATAGATTCTGGTGGTCAATATCTAGATGGGACAACAGATATTACAAGAACTATAGCACTAGGAGATGTTACTGAGAAAGAAAAATCAGATTTTACTCTTGTACTAAAATCTCATATAGCTCTTGATAAATTAGTATTTTTATATGGAACAACAGGATCTAATATAGATATAATAGCAAGAAAACCTATGTGGGAAAATGGGCTGGATTATAAATGTGGTACTGGTCATGGTGTTGGATTTTTCTTAAATGTACATGAGGGTCCACAAAGTATTAGTAGACAGCCTAATAAAATAAAATTAGAAGAAAATATGATTTTAACTAATGAACCAGGTATTTATAGAAATGGTGAGCATGGTATTAGAATAGAAAATACTATAGTTGTTAAAGAAAAGTTTGAAAATGAATTCGGTAAATTTATGGATTTTGAAACAATTTCATATTGTCCAATTGATTTAGATGCTATAGAACCTTCATTGTTAGATAATGAAGAAAAGAAGTGGCTAAATGATTATCATAAAGAAGTATATAGTAAATTGAGTCCATATTTAGAAGAAGACTTACAAAAGTGGCTTGAAAATCAAACAAGAGAAATATAA
- a CDS encoding helix-turn-helix domain-containing protein: MENNTPIDNKSIGLRIRNEREKFKLSREELAELINLSDYYIGQLERGERQMSLTTMVNISKHLHISLDYLIFGDKINESAVILENNGFYLKENLEINELLSLLNKCSDKELELFQKLLTTVLPYIT; this comes from the coding sequence ATGGAAAATAATACACCTATAGACAATAAATCCATAGGTTTAAGAATAAGAAACGAAAGAGAGAAATTTAAACTTTCAAGAGAAGAATTAGCAGAGTTAATAAACCTTTCTGATTATTATATAGGACAATTAGAAAGAGGAGAAAGACAGATGAGTTTAACAACTATGGTGAATATATCTAAACACCTTCATATTTCTCTTGATTACTTAATTTTTGGAGATAAAATAAATGAAAGTGCTGTAATTTTAGAAAATAATGGATTTTATTTGAAAGAAAATTTAGAAATCAATGAATTATTAAGTCTACTAAATAAATGTTCTGATAAAGAATTAGAATTATTTCAAAAATTACTAACAACAGTCCTTCCATATATTACATAA
- a CDS encoding Spo0E family sporulation regulatory protein-aspartic acid phosphatase — translation MKTNKLIIGKKILCNAINMNISKEIIIKISQKIDKYILEYHSDNNKKDDGY, via the coding sequence ATGAAAACTAATAAATTAATTATTGGAAAGAAAATTTTATGTAATGCTATTAATATGAACATAAGTAAAGAAATAATAATTAAAATAAGTCAAAAAATAGATAAATATATTTTAGAATATCATTCTGATAATAATAAAAAGGATGATGGATATTAA
- a CDS encoding polysaccharide deacetylase family protein, producing MSRKKRFIRFIFLCIISIVIIIILIGNHKSVSYSGKKIDVQNNDKNNLNENSNQNSIEVEQDYNETDLSTDNREDDIDNDTENDTEDDIDTVLTVPVEEAYKKDDRKIAFLTFDDGPSKNTTEILKILDEENIKATFFVLGKLAKYNDETIKDIYNKNHKIGNHTYSHEYRKIYSSTDILLNEVNKTNEILKGILGDDFKSNLFRFPGGSFGENKSVYRQAIKNQGYKYVDWNALNKDSEGRNKTPNELLLNIKETTKNKKRVIILMHDSATKKNTVESLPMVIDYLKNEGYEFGVLD from the coding sequence GTGAGTAGAAAAAAAAGGTTTATAAGATTCATATTTTTATGTATAATATCAATTGTAATTATAATTATTCTAATTGGAAACCATAAAAGTGTAAGTTATAGTGGCAAAAAAATAGATGTTCAAAATAATGATAAAAATAATTTGAATGAAAATTCAAATCAAAATAGTATAGAAGTTGAGCAAGATTATAATGAAACTGATTTATCGACTGATAATAGAGAAGATGATATAGATAATGATACAGAAAATGATACAGAAGATGATATAGATACTGTATTAACTGTACCAGTAGAGGAGGCATATAAGAAGGATGATAGAAAAATTGCATTTCTAACTTTTGATGATGGTCCAAGTAAAAATACTACTGAAATATTAAAAATACTTGATGAAGAGAATATTAAAGCGACTTTTTTTGTATTGGGAAAACTCGCTAAGTATAATGATGAAACAATTAAAGATATATATAATAAAAATCATAAAATTGGAAATCATACATATTCTCATGAATATAGAAAAATATATTCATCTACTGATATTTTATTAAATGAAGTTAACAAAACCAATGAAATATTAAAAGGAATATTAGGAGATGATTTTAAAAGTAATCTTTTTAGATTTCCAGGAGGTTCATTTGGAGAAAATAAATCAGTATATAGACAAGCAATAAAAAATCAAGGATATAAATATGTTGATTGGAATGCTTTGAATAAAGATTCAGAAGGTAGAAACAAAACTCCAAATGAATTATTGCTTAATATAAAAGAAACAACAAAAAATAAAAAAAGAGTTATTATTCTTATGCATGATTCTGCTACAAAGAAAAATACAGTAGAGTCTTTACCAATGGTAATTGATTATTTGAAAAATGAAGGATATGAATTTGGTGTTTTAGATTAA
- a CDS encoding sensor histidine kinase, with amino-acid sequence MKSIKTRVVGAFILIIVITILIFEVLLIELLQSYYYKNTEEIVTNQIKISSDFYSRYFSNVSLKDNILDNVDVFWNQTESQVQILDLEGNVLMDSIGVIHKDKLSTSDVRKALSGDHATWIGKVNYDNHEVMAVSHPLISSNKQIGVIRFVTSLEKINKAIINISMVFIFIGLGVIIIAISVSYIISNTIVSPIKDVTKIAEQMAEGNFKVRGSNEYDDEIGKLNDTLNYMAEEITKKEQLKNEFISSISHELRTPLTSIKGWASTLNTDNNDNEEILKDGLIIIENETERLTKMVEELLDFSRFNSGKMILKIQETNFKDILNYIRINMMPRAQRANLFFNVDFKGENDKVYIDRDRIKQVLINVLDNAFRFTKPKGYVILISQIKDDVLTIEIKDNGCGINNQELPKVKEKFYKGKTNKSNTGLGLSISDEIIKMHNGQINIDSDLGQGTKVIIKIPISKKVIIDE; translated from the coding sequence ATGAAAAGCATAAAGACAAGAGTAGTAGGAGCATTTATTTTAATAATAGTAATTACTATTTTAATATTTGAAGTATTATTAATAGAATTGCTTCAGAGTTATTACTATAAGAATACTGAAGAAATAGTTACAAATCAAATTAAAATATCATCTGATTTTTACTCACGATACTTTTCCAATGTTTCACTTAAAGATAACATATTAGATAATGTTGATGTTTTTTGGAATCAAACAGAGAGTCAAGTTCAAATATTAGATTTAGAAGGTAATGTTTTAATGGATTCTATAGGAGTAATACACAAAGATAAATTATCAACAAGTGATGTAAGAAAAGCTCTATCAGGAGATCATGCTACATGGATTGGAAAAGTAAATTATGATAATCATGAAGTAATGGCAGTATCACATCCATTGATATCATCTAATAAACAAATAGGTGTAATTAGATTTGTGACTTCTTTAGAAAAAATTAATAAAGCAATTATAAATATTTCCATGGTTTTTATCTTCATAGGTTTAGGAGTTATAATTATAGCAATTTCAGTTAGTTATATTATATCGAATACTATAGTATCACCTATTAAAGATGTGACAAAGATTGCAGAACAAATGGCTGAGGGTAATTTTAAAGTAAGAGGAAGTAATGAATATGATGATGAAATAGGTAAGTTAAATGATACACTTAATTATATGGCTGAAGAAATAACAAAAAAGGAACAACTTAAAAATGAATTTATATCTTCTATATCACATGAATTACGCACACCTCTTACATCAATTAAGGGATGGGCATCTACTTTAAACACAGATAATAATGATAATGAAGAAATTTTAAAAGATGGTTTAATTATAATAGAGAATGAAACTGAAAGATTAACCAAAATGGTAGAAGAATTATTAGATTTCTCTAGGTTTAATTCAGGAAAAATGATATTAAAAATACAAGAGACAAATTTTAAAGATATACTTAATTATATAAGAATTAATATGATGCCAAGAGCTCAAAGAGCTAATTTGTTTTTTAATGTAGACTTTAAAGGGGAAAATGACAAAGTATATATTGATAGAGATAGAATAAAGCAAGTTCTAATAAATGTTTTAGATAATGCATTTAGATTCACTAAACCAAAAGGATATGTAATATTAATTTCACAAATAAAAGATGATGTATTAACCATAGAGATTAAAGATAATGGTTGTGGTATTAATAACCAGGAGCTTCCAAAGGTGAAGGAGAAATTTTATAAAGGTAAAACTAATAAATCTAATACAGGTTTGGGGCTTTCCATAAGTGATGAAATAATAAAAATGCATAATGGACAAATAAACATTGATAGTGATTTAGGGCAAGGAACTAAAGTTATAATTAAGATACCTATATCTAAAAAGGTGATAATAGATGAATAA